The following nucleotide sequence is from Myripristis murdjan chromosome 22, fMyrMur1.1, whole genome shotgun sequence.
GAAAAAGACTGGAAGCACCTTGCAAAGAAACTGATATTTATTTCAGCTCTATTAGTGTTTATGGGAGAAACTTTCATAgaaggggaaagaggaaaaaaaatggctcaAGAAGCATAAAAGCAGACAAAGTATTTCAAGTTAGTGCTGCGCCTGAGGAAGACACTGGTTGTGTGTCGTTATAGCGGTTGGTTGACGGATGTCTCTCCACAGGGTCGAGGTTCAGGCCGCAGGAGGGCAGACCTGGACGACCACGACAAGCCATACGTCTGTGACAGTAAGTACCAATGAACTCTGAGACACGACAGGTGGCGCGGTGACTTCTCCTCATCATTTGGTTAGATTATAATGCTGACTTCACAATATGATGcgcagttttttttaatagtcttgtttaatttattccattgtgaacaaaaaaaaacactcattgAAATTCTTTCAAAATAGGTTTAGTTTAATTCCATTTATTaagattaaaacaaatgtaCCCCGACCATTTTAACATCAAAGTTATTGTTTTCATGAGcttgacttttgttttgttgagatTGCATTTTTACTCAAGAACCACTGATAAGTGAGGCCCATGCTGTCTCGTCCACTTCATACTTTATAACTTTGTATCTGTATGGAATATCAATAAATCATCCCAAAAGTACTGTCATGGCTGTTCTGTTAAAAAGTCAATCTAATGTCTGAGATAATACGGCGAGATTGGCCGCGCCTCTCCAATATTCTGTTAAAACTGATAGTTGGGAGGAAACAAGGTGAACCACAGTTGAGTGTCACTGATGTCTCAAGTATTCTTGTAGACATGCAAGTTGCATGTGGAAAACCAAGGCGGGGGGTATTGGATTTTACTCTTGTTGTGGTGACTCTTCTTGAGCGACACATACTCATGCtattttccctttccttttctttttgctttgtgttttctctgtttcagacagatacaaacaaaagcATAACTCAAAATCTTCGACCTCAGGTATCTCGACTTGTTGACTCTTTTTGTCGGTAGCTCTTTAGGATATTTGGAGTGGTTTTGATAGATTGTTGAGTGGTAGTGTTGCAAATGCTGTGATAAATGATGtactttgtcttgtttttttttttctgaagcttGAAAATCGCCCTTGGTGCTATGACTTTATCCGTAATTCTGCCTCCTCAGCCCTGCAAGGCATAGATCGCCAAAACGGGGCCGTGCTTTCTCCCTTGTTTGTGCTTTATTTGAATAACTTAATCACATCTTGGACGCATAGGTAGATAAGCTTACCTCCATTGGATGCTATCAGTGCTATTTATATAACCGCACTGAGTTTATCATTACATCCTGTTTTCTACAAATAATACTGCCCTCATGCAGTCAGCTATAGGCATTCTGTAATTTTCAACAGCATGTCAGACACTCCTCACACAGGTGAACATCCTGATGAAAACTTGATTTTTTGCTGGCGGGTGTTTGACCTTTTGCCATGTGAAGGTCTTGTTACAGTCACAGGATATCGAGGTTTACAAGCCTTTATCCTGACACAGGTGGtcacaagggggaaaaaaatacatgcatgtaGAAATGGACTGTCCCTGATCTGCCAAATGATTTGCAGATAATTAAGTCCAAGCGGCGATGGGAGTGGTGGGACTCAACATCcgccctctgtgtttttgtgctctgtgtgttgcagtctGTGGGAAGCGATACAGGAACCGCACAGGGTTAAGCTACCACTACACCCATTCCCACctggcagaggaggacagagccGGGGAGAGAGGCTCCGTGTCTTCCAGATCACCCTCTGCACAACGATCCGACAGACACAAACGTAAGAGCCTGACCGGTGCCCATGCTGCGCGGTGTATCGCAGGGCTACGTCACctcaaacaaaccaacacttgCGACACATATTTATGTTTGCCTTAAAACCCAGGGATGCAAGAGGATCCACATTTTTAGGATCCTGCACTTAAGAACTGGCTGGAACAGTATCCAGAtcccagatttatttatttaacatagctaaataaatagaatgaCGGCAAATGAGTatctttattgtttgtttttttttgtttgtttgttttttacaataGAAATCCCTATAGAAAACCTGAGTAAAGACATGCACCACCGCTACTTTGCATATGCACGTCAGGCAGCAGGTTTGAGCTGGAAGCTGCACTGAAACTAATTATCCTAAGTAGTTACAGTTGTAACAGTGTAGCAGGTTTTGCAGCCTTGAATGCTTTTACTGTCGTATCATCCTCTAGGTGGACACTTGCTACATTACTGCTGTGTAACATGgcaatttaccttttttttcccatgtatAGCATAGAGCTGACTTAGCACCGGGACGTTTTATACGCAAATCATGCTTATTGCCTTGAATGCATTCCTCTCTTTTCAAATGAGAGGATCCGTTACCATGGAATAATGCTGTTTCAGGTGCACTGTGTTGTGATCAAGGTCTTTCATGCATTTAATTGATTTTCCACTTAATGACTTGTAcaattctttgtgtttttgtttttgttagctCCACATGACGTTTTTCTCTGATGACAATATTGTCATTGTTGAATCAGACACGGTTTGCAGCGATACAGATGCATTAAGCATGTAGAGGGATCCCGATGGTAAAAGTGAAATTGTTCTTTCCCCCTGGTGTTCGCTTGCAGGTCCGAAGGGTCCTGGTGTGACTGGCATTCCCAATAACTACTGTAATAAATGCCAGGGCTCCAACAAGAAAACGGGTAAATCTGGGTCTCCCTGCTCAGCCTGCCAATGCACAAGTGAGTGTACATAACAGCAAAGTAGACACCATGTGCTATTATTGATATTAGTATTTCTCATGATGGGTTTTGTATTATGATGGATATGCACTACATGACGATTATCCTGATTAGAGCCATAATTTCtccatcaaaacacatttttgttttgagttcTTGCATGGTTCTTGGATAGTTGgcacagattatttttttgttttagttccACGTTGTACTTGCATGAGCTTATGTTGTTGTGAGATAGGGGAGGTTGTTTGGTATTAGAAGGGAGGCAGTGTGTAATCCCTGCCTTACGCCTCATGCCTCTCTCAAGTGTATGATCCCCAGATCCAAGTCATaaactgtgtgtctctgtcacGGCGAGACAAAGCAATCTGCCAAATGCCTGTCATTTTCCGTGTGATGCTGATAGGGCTGCagctaacaattattttcactgtcagtctgttgattattttttttgatcAATTGATAATTTTGTAAattaaatgccaaaaataatgataaatgccCATCCTAAGGTACTGGAGTTTAAATGAAAGCTTAAAATCATTCCCTTAGTCTGAgcagaagccaaaaaaaaaaaaaaaaaaccctgtgtgAAGCGGTATTCAGCAAAtgattagtatttttttttttcataacaaatGACTAAAACTATTATTCGgttgattgatgatgatgagttaATTGACTGCGCTGATCCGTCTCTTCCTCCCTGACCTGTGTGCTAGCCGACTGCGTAGAGGAGAAGGAAGACGGGACTTTCACTGGGGCGGAGGAGCTGTTCGGCACGACCTCGGAGAGCGACACTTCCACCTTTCACGGCTTTGAGGACGACGAGCTGGAGGAGCCCGCCACAAACAGCAACGGAATATCCAACCGACACAGATAGAGAAAACCTTTTAGatttaaagagacattttttttaatatggattaACCTCTGGCAAAAATCTGCTGCTTCTTTttcgatgttttttttttttgttttgttttgttttgttttgtttgttttgtttgtttgcagaaagCACAAAGTGATGATTTCAGGACAGAAATGCAAGTGTTATTTTATCTACTGAACATTGTTGAATAATTTATGAAcacctttttttatatattaacTGTAATGGCAACGAGCAACTGTCAGTGTTTCATGACAAGTGACTTGGTCTCCATGCAAACCAGAAGACATGATTTTTGGCaagtagtttttgttttttttttttctttttttcttttccccactGGAGCAGAAGGAGCAAATATGctatgaacaaaaacaaaacaaaacaaaaaaacaaacaaacaaacaaacaaaaaaacactggaatacaTCTAATTCTGTTTCTCAATTCTGGATGATTCGCCAGAGAAAATGGAGATAACAGCGTATCTTGAAATTGAAAAGCATGAATGATGAGTTTGGAAGATGATTGAATGTCATTACAGACCCATACTTCAGCTACTGGATGTTTCTGAATCAGTAGTCAATGTGACTATGAAGGTCTCCTCTTCTGCTCTTGCTCTGGATTATACTTGTATCAAAATGAAGGAACCAATGAAAGGACTGCCACTGGCCACCGAAAACTTACTTGGAGATGAAGAAGCCAATATAGTTCTTAAATGGGACACTGGTTAGATGAAAggtaagtacatttttgctgttgACGAAGCAACAAAAAAGTTAGCATTCGGACTGGCAGAGTACTATGAGTTAAATGTATTGCTAAGTATGCAATGATATATACCAATATGAGTCTAGTTGGGATTAAACGAAACAATTGTTACACATAAATTGCAGAATCAAAAGTTAGGGCTGGGTGTATCAAAATTACTTCAAAAGCATGACTGTACATTGTCAAGGATTttagatattgtaatataaaTTTGGTCTTTTTCTGATTGACCTCCACATCCAAAGACTATGTGTgatttagggttaggattaggattaggtttgGTTGGTTAGGGTCATCCTAAATTGGCCTGTTTTTAACAAAACTTGGGGCTGTGATGGAGTTTGACACTGGGGTCTGGCATCTTGAATATAAACCCAGCTGGACCAATAGGAAGAGACTAAATTGACATATTGGGCGTGCATACCCTGCCCCACccacctctgattggctagtagtcGTTGCTTGCAGTTAAGATGAAGGTTagtctcagccaatcagaggcagaagGAGGGGCACATCCAGAGTGTCAGTTTAGTCTCTCCCAGGCCCAGGGCGTCCATAAGCTCCACATAAACTTCATAACCTCAATATCTCAGCCACTACTGGCTCAAATGTGTTGAACCTTTAGGAAGTATGCATTTTTACACTGATATTCAgcatccacaaaatgaaaccgattgtcccaccacagcgccaccaacaggccagaaagtctcacacaacacacatacaaaagaaaaaaaaatgatgatgaagataacaacaacaacaacaacaataataatagtaatgatgataattataaCAGTTACACCCAGGGCAACT
It contains:
- the LOC115380724 gene encoding zinc finger protein DPF3-like isoform X1, producing MAAVIQNPLKALGDQFYKEAIEQCRSYNARLCAERSVRLPFLDSQTGVAQNNCYIWMERHHRSPGVAAGQMYTYPARCWRKKRRLHTATDPRLGLYGLQLDGSLMSKDTLPTQSTTLEALLRGEGLDKRNNSKNDEESLLEIQRVLEADAAEDAFNDDDDYEVDTPKRRHRGKGRGRGSGRRRADLDDHDKPYVCDNRYKQKHNSKSSTSVCGKRYRNRTGLSYHYTHSHLAEEDRAGERGSVSSRSPSAQRSDRHKRPKGPGVTGIPNNYCNKCQGSNKKTGKSGSPCSACQCTTDCVEEKEDGTFTGAEELFGTTSESDTSTFHGFEDDELEEPATNSNGISNRHR